From the Micromonospora echinofusca genome, the window AAGCAGCGCCTCGCGATCGCCCGTACGCTGCTGCGCGACCCGCGCGTCCTGATCCTCGACGAGGCCACGAGCGCGCTGGACACCGAGACCGAGCGCGCCGTGCAGCGGGCGTTCGACGAGGTGGCCCGGGGCCGTACCACCATCACGATCGCCCACCGGCTCTCCACCGTGCGCGACGCGGACCAGATCGCCGTGCTCGACCACGGCCGGATCGTCGAGTCCGGCAGCCACGACAGCCTGCTGGAGCGGGCCGGCCGCTACGCCACCCTCGCCGCCTGACTGCGGCACCCCGGTCTCAAAACCGTCGCAATATCTGTCTCATTATTCTGCGCCGGCCGGGTCGAGGTGGCGGTAGAGGGTGGCCCGCGAGACCCCGAGCGCGACGGCGATCTCGTCCGCCGAGTGGCTGCCCTCGGCGTGCATCCGCCGGGCCGTCTCGACCTGCTCCGGACCCATCGCCCGGGGCCGTCCGGGGCGTCGCCGGCCCCTCGCCGCACCGCCGGAAGCCGGCGCATCGGCCCCGCCGCCGGAAGCCGGCGCACCCGCGCCACCCGGTGTGCCCGTGCCGCCCGCCCTGCCCGCGTCGCCCGCCGGGCCGGGGCCGACCGGGTCGCCGAGCAGGCGGTGCACGCCGTCGAGCATGTCGGCCCGCAGCACCGCGTCGGGCACGTCGGCGAAGAAGACGATCGGGTCGCTGCACATGGCGACCGCCTGCACCGCCCGCACCCGCTCCCGGCGGCCCGCGTCCACGCCGGCGATCAGGTCGTTGGCCCGCAGCGCGATCCGCATCAGACGGTGGTACGTGTCGCCGCGCGTGACGAGGGCGATGTCGTGGAAGAGCATGCCGAGCGGGCGGCGGTGCGCCAGCATGGTGTCCACCCAGCCCTCCAGCACCGTCGTGCGGGCCCGTTCGGACGGCCCCGCCTCGGCCGCGTCCAGCAGCGCCTCCAGGTCGGACACCAGCGGCTCGATCAGGGCGGTGAGCAGGTGCTCCTTGCTGGGGAAATGGTAGAGGATCGCGGCCTTGGTCAGCCGCAGCCGCTCGGCGATCTGACGCAGCGGGGTGCGCTGGTAGCCGTGCTCGGCGAACAGGTCGAGCGCGGCGCGCAGGATCCGGCTGCGCGTGTCGTCGGGCGCCTCGACGGTCATGGCGGCAAGCGTAGCCGCCGCTGACCGGTGGGAGGCCGCGCTGTTGATTCCGCTTACCATCGGTCAGTACAGTGTGCTCGTCGGCACCACGAGCGGCTGGAGGGGTCATGTCCGTCATCTCCATCGACGACCTGGTCAAGACGTTCGGCAGCGTCCGCGCGCTCGACGGGCTCGACCTGAAGGTCGGGGCGGGGGAGGTGCACGGCTTCCTCGGCCCCAACGGCTCCGGCAAGTCCACCACCATCCGCGTCCTGCTCGGCCTGCTGCGCCGCGACGCGGGCGACGTACGGGTCTTCGACGCCGACCCGTGGCGCGACGCGGTGGCCCTGCACCGCCGGCTGGCGTACGTGCCCGGCGACGTGAACCTGTGGCCCAACCTCTCCGGCGGCGAGGCGATCGACCTATTCGGCCAGCTGCGCGGGGGCCTCGACCGGCGCCGCCGCGACGACCTGCTGGAGCGCTTCGCCCTCGACCCGACGCGCAAGTGCCGCACCTACTCGAAGGGCAACCGGCAGAAGGTCGCCATCGTCGCCGCCTTCGCCTCCGACGTCGAGCTCTACCTGCTCGACGAGCCGACCTCCGGGCTCGACCCGCTCATGGAGGCCGTCTTCCAGGACGAGGTCCGCCAACTCAAGCGCGACGGCGCCACCGTGCTGCTCTCCAGCCACGTGCTGGCCGAGGTCGAGGCGCTCTGCGACCGGGTCAGCATCATCCGCGAGGGCCGCACCGTCGAGTCCGGCACCCTCACCGAGCTGCGCCACCTCACCCGTACGGCCGTCACCGTCGAGACCGCGCGACCGGCGACGGGCCTGGACGCCCTGCCCGGCGTGCACGACGTGCGCGAGGTCGACGGGCGCACCCACCTGGAGGTCGAGCCCGCCCACCTCGACGAGCTGCTCGGGCACCTCGTCCGCTTCGGCGTACGCGCGCTGACCAGCGCCCCGCCCACCCTGGAGGAGCTGTTCCTGCGCCACTACGGCGACGAGCGCGCCGCCCGCACCTCGGCGCCCGTGGCGGGCCGGGCCGACGGTGACCGCCCGACCGACGACCGGCCGGCGGGTGCCCGGTGAGCGCGTTCACCGGCACCGGGCGGCTCGCCCGCCTCGTGCTGCGCCGCGACCGGGTCCGGCTGGCCATCTGGGTGCTCGGCACGCCCCTGCTCGGCTACGCCCTCGCCGGCAGCGTCAAGGAGTTCTACCCGGACGAGGCGGCCCGGGTCGGCTACGCCGGCACGTCGGCGTCCAGCCTGGTCGCCCGCGCGTTCAACGGGCCGATCGCCGGCACCGACCTCGGCGCGGTGGTGGTCGCCGAGACGTACGTGACGCTGGCCCTGCTCGCCGCGCTGCTGAGCACCTTCGCGGTCGTCCGGCACACCCGGCAGAACGAGGAGACCGGCCGGGCGGAGCTGCTCGGCGCCTCCGTCGTCGGCCGGTACGCGCTGCTCACCGCCGCCCTGCTGGTGATCGTCGCGGCGAACGTTGCCGCCACCGTCCTGCTCGCCGCCGCCCTGGCCGGCGCCGGGCTGCCGCTCGCCGGGTCCGTCGCCGCGGCCGCCGCCATCTGTGGCGTCGGAGTGGCGTTCACCGGCATCGCCGCCGTCACCGCCCAACTGTCGGTCACCTCCCGGGGCGCCAACGCGCTCGCCGCCGCCGCCGTCGGGATCTCCTTCCTGCTCCGCGCCGCCGGTGACGTGTTGGGCGAGCAGACCGACGGCGGCCTGCGCGTGGTCAGCGCCTGGCCGTCCTGGCTCTCGCCGCTCGGCTGGGGCAACCAGGTCCGCGCCTTCGGCGGCGAACGCTGGTGGACGCTGGCGCTGCCCGCCGCACTGCTGCTCGCCGGGGTGGCGCTCGCGTACGCCCTCGCCGAGCGGCGCGACATCGGCGCCGGACTCGTCGCACCCCGGCGCGGACCGGCCACGGCCACGCCCGGCCTGCTCAGCCCCGCCGGGCTGGCCTGGCGGTTGCAGCGCGGCGCGCTGCTCGGCTGGGCGATCGGGGTGGCGGTGCTCGGGTTCTCGATGGGCATCGCCGGCGACGAGTTCAACGCCATGATCGAGGAGAACCCGGCCGCCGCCGAGGCCATCAGCGCCATGGGCGGCGGCGCGCGGCTGATCGACGCGTACTTGGCGGCGATGCTGGGGCTGTTCGCGCTGACCATCGGGGCGTACGTGGTGCAGGCGCTGCTG encodes:
- a CDS encoding TetR family transcriptional regulator produces the protein MTVEAPDDTRSRILRAALDLFAEHGYQRTPLRQIAERLRLTKAAILYHFPSKEHLLTALIEPLVSDLEALLDAAEAGPSERARTTVLEGWVDTMLAHRRPLGMLFHDIALVTRGDTYHRLMRIALRANDLIAGVDAGRRERVRAVQAVAMCSDPIVFFADVPDAVLRADMLDGVHRLLGDPVGPGPAGDAGRAGGTGTPGGAGAPASGGGADAPASGGAARGRRRPGRPRAMGPEQVETARRMHAEGSHSADEIAVALGVSRATLYRHLDPAGAE
- a CDS encoding ABC transporter ATP-binding protein, which translates into the protein MSVISIDDLVKTFGSVRALDGLDLKVGAGEVHGFLGPNGSGKSTTIRVLLGLLRRDAGDVRVFDADPWRDAVALHRRLAYVPGDVNLWPNLSGGEAIDLFGQLRGGLDRRRRDDLLERFALDPTRKCRTYSKGNRQKVAIVAAFASDVELYLLDEPTSGLDPLMEAVFQDEVRQLKRDGATVLLSSHVLAEVEALCDRVSIIREGRTVESGTLTELRHLTRTAVTVETARPATGLDALPGVHDVREVDGRTHLEVEPAHLDELLGHLVRFGVRALTSAPPTLEELFLRHYGDERAARTSAPVAGRADGDRPTDDRPAGAR
- a CDS encoding ABC transporter permease — its product is MSAFTGTGRLARLVLRRDRVRLAIWVLGTPLLGYALAGSVKEFYPDEAARVGYAGTSASSLVARAFNGPIAGTDLGAVVVAETYVTLALLAALLSTFAVVRHTRQNEETGRAELLGASVVGRYALLTAALLVIVAANVAATVLLAAALAGAGLPLAGSVAAAAAICGVGVAFTGIAAVTAQLSVTSRGANALAAAAVGISFLLRAAGDVLGEQTDGGLRVVSAWPSWLSPLGWGNQVRAFGGERWWTLALPAALLLAGVALAYALAERRDIGAGLVAPRRGPATATPGLLSPAGLAWRLQRGALLGWAIGVAVLGFSMGIAGDEFNAMIEENPAAAEAISAMGGGARLIDAYLAAMLGLFALTIGAYVVQALLRTRTDEADGLLEAVLATAVGRTRWLVIQVAAATLGALALVLLGGLTTGLGYGLVAGDPLGRAVELGGAALVRVPALLVVVGVVTALFGLLPRWSAALSWAALIVFLLLGQLGAVLDLPQAALNLSPYTHVPSAPAVDPAVLPLAVLTAVAAALLAAGMAGFRRRDVPS